The Deinococcus carri genome segment GCACGATGGCGGGGAAGTGCTGGTTGATCTCCGCCTGCGGGATGTACTTCTTGAGGTCGAGGAGGTGCTGCCCGATCAGGCCCGGCCACACCACGTCGATCATGTACACGTCCACGTCGCCCGACCTGGCCCCCAGTTGCTGCTGGTAGAGCGCCAGGCGCTGGTCGGTTTCCTTGGGCACCTGCACCAGCTTGACCGTGTTGCCGGTCTGCTTGGCCCAGGCGTTGGCCCCCTTCTGGCACTCGTCGTAGCCCTGGCCCACGCTGTCACAGGCAAAGGTGAGGGTCACGGCCCCGCCGTGGCTGGCGGCAGCAAACGCGGCGGTGAGGCTGACGATGGCGAAGGCTTTCTTCATGCATCCCCCCTATGGCCCATGTTGGGCCTGTTTCAAGCTTGCGGAAGCGTTTCCACCACAAGTTAAAAATGGTGAACGCAGGCTACACCCGGCCCCCAGGCCTGTCAATCTGCGGCTGCCCGGCGGCTGTGGCGTGCGTTCCAGGGCTGGCGGCTGTTCTGTGAGGGCTACTGGCCTCGGGTTGGCGGTACAGCCTCAGATCGTCGTCAGCTCGTAGGCGGCGTCACGGGTGCCGGTGCCGCGTTTGACCAGGTGCCCTTCCAGCACCAGGCGGCGCAGCACCCGCCAGGCCTGCTGGGTGTTCAGGTCGCAGGCGTCCCGCAGCTCGCGGTTGCGGACCCGGCCCCGTTCGCGGGCCAGCGCCAGCGCGACCGCCCGCACCTCGGCGGGGGTGGGGCCGCTGGGGTCGGGTGCCGCGCGGGGGGCGCGGGGCTGGCGGGGAGGCGACTCGGGCCGGAGTGGTGCGGTCGGCTCGGCGGATTCGCTGCTGCGTTCCTGGGAACTGGTGTCCTGCCCCGTGGTAATAGGTGCGCTGCGGCCCAGTGCCCGCCGCACCTCCTGGGCGAGCGTGTAGGCGATGCCGCGCCCCACCCCCGAGCGGGCGATCAGGCCGTGGTCCTCCATGCCGCGCAGCAGCCGGGGCGTGCGGTCCTCGGGGAGTTGCAGGGCGCGGGCGAGGGCGGCGCGGGTGGCCTCCCCCTCGCGGGCCAGCAGCGACAGGACGATCAGCATGTCCAGCGAGAGGGTCTGCATCTCCTCCTGCTTGCGGGCCACGAAGCGCACGAAGTCGGCGTCGAAGCCCGGCGAGTGCAGCGCGAGCGTCACCGCGTCGGGGTAGGTTGTGTACTCGGGCGGTTCCTTGCCGCAGCGCAGCATCAGGCCGTACATCTTGTCCACGCCGACGCCCGCGCGCTCGACCAGCCCCAGGCGGGCCAGCACCTCCGCCAGCAGCGGATTGCGGCGCTTGGGCTGGTGCCGCAGGATGTTGCCCGGCGTGATGCCGCCCGGCAGCCCGCCCGGATTCATGATCTCCAGCCGGTCGGGGTAGTGGTGCACATGCACGGCGTCGCGCAGGGTGTAGTCGCGGTGCGTGAGGGCATTGAGCAGCGCCTCGCGGTACACCGCCTCGTCCTGATCCCACACCTCGATGCGGAAGAGGCCCACCTGCACCGGCGTGAAGCGGTTGCGGGCCTGAATCAGCTCGGCCAGCCGGGTGAGCAGCGCGGGGATGGGCCGCAGCAGGTCCTCCCGGAACTGGAACTCCACGTCGGGCGTCTGGTGGTGGTAGAAGCACACCTCCGCCTGGGGCACGTGCGCCCGCAGTGCCGCCGGGGTCCCGGCCAGCAGGATGCCCGCCAGCGTGGGCCGCAGCGCCCCGTTCGAGGGCAGCAGCAGCCCCAGCTCGCGCAGGAAGTCCAGGTCGGGCAGGTGGCCCATGCCGCCCCGCTGTCCCAGGCCGCGCAGCCGGGCCACCTCGTGTGGGTCGAGGTCGGCCAGCGAGGCGTCAGGCGGCACCACCGCCGTGTAGTCCTGCTGGGGCACCGGCTCGCTCTCGGCGGGCGTGACGGGCACGAGGTGCGCGCCGTCCCAGGCCAGCACCGCGCCGTCGGGGGCGGCCAGCACATAGGGGGCCTGCGGCACGAACACCGCCAGCACCTTCGCCCCGCCGGGCTGGCGGTGGTGCTGCACGTTCACGGTCAGCCGCCCGCCCGACAACTCGAAAATCGCGTGCGTGACCATCAGGGGGTGCAGCTCACCCGCGTCGCGCTCGCCCGTTCCCTCGGGTGCCCCCACCAGGATGGTGCCGCCCCGCGCATTCGCCAGGCCTACCGCGTACCGCGCCAGCTCCTGCGGCGTCACGTCCAGCGGCAGATGCACGCACGCCGGCCCCGGCGGGGGCAGTACCCCCAGTGGGGAAATCGCGTTGCCAGAATCGAGCGTCACAAGAGGGAAGTATAAGGGCAGCGGCCAGTTCTCAGTGGTCAGCTCTCAGCCGTCAGCCCCCGCTCCCACGACCCTCCCCGCCCAGAACCGCTCCAGCCCGGCGACCTTGCCCGCGCCGTCCAGCCACACCAGCGCGACCCGCGCGCCCGTGCCCCACAGCACCGCCGCTTGGCCGAAATCGTTTCCCCAGGCCACGGCCTGAGACAGCTGTGCGCCGGGAATCAGCAGGGCTTCCTCGCGCCACTGGCCCTCGCCGTTATGGGCGGGGAGGGGAGAGAAACCCCCGGCACGGACGCGGGCGAGCAGGTCGGCCGCGTCCTGGGCGTTGGTGGCCTGGAGTGCCCGCGCAGCCCCCGGATTCCAGGCGGTGACGATGGCCCACGGGCCACGCGCCCAGGAGGGAGCCGGCCTCCGCCGCTCCTTCAGCCGGAAGCGCTCCTGGGCGGTGCCGTAGGTGGTGCCCAGAAAGGCGGCGCGCAGCCCGGCGCTCACGGACGGGCGACGGTGGCGTCCACATTGAGCAGTTGCATGTCGCGGAAACGCAGGGTGATCTTCACGTGCTGTCCGGCGCGGAACTCGCCCGCGACGGCGATGCGGTAGGGCGTGTCGGCATTGACCAGCAGGGTGCCGGGCACCGGGATGGTGCTCACGCCCTCGCAGCGCGGCGTGCATTTCAGCAGGCGGGCGCGGCCCTGGCCGCTCCACACGCCGGTCAGCTCGTCGTCCACCCGGGCCAGGATGCGGCCTTCCAGCACCGCCCCCCCGAACGAGGGCCGCAGCCCCACCTGGGCGGCGGGCAGGCGGGCGGCCAGGGCGGCCCCCAGCAGGGCCAGCAGCGCCGCCGGTCCCGCCCACCTCATGCGGCCCCTCATCCGGCGTCCTCCCCGCTGTCTTCCGCACTGTCTTCCGTGCCCGCCGGAATGTCCACCTCCGTCTTCATCAGTTCCCGCAGGACGCTGGTGGCAAAGCTGCCCCTGGGGAGGGTAAAGGCCACGGTGTAGCCGTCCTCCTGGGGATGAACCTCCGTGTCCTCGGGAAACACGCGGGTCAGGCGGCGGTCGCCCCGGCGTGAGGCGAAGACCTCGGGCGAGAGGCCGAAGGCGGCCAGCGCCTCGCGTTCCAGTTCGCCCGCGTCCAGGGTCAGGGGGCGGGCCTTTTTGCCGAACAGCGTGCCGGTGGCGCTGACCTCGCCCCGCTCGGCGCGGGGGGACTCGGCGGCAGCGTCCTCGACCAGAAAGACGCCCCCCGTGTCGTGCTTTTTCGCCATGTCGCCCGCGAGCAGCCGGTCGAAGACGCCGCGTGCCAGGCGCAGGCTCAGAAACTGGTTGAACACCAGACTCTGCACGCTGGTGGTCAGGAAGCGGCGCACGCGCGGGTCGCGCAGGCCCGACTCGCCGCGCAGCACCCGCAGCCCCTCCTCGGCATTCAGGCCGTGCAGGCCGAAGCGCTGCGGCCCGAAGTAGTTCGGCACGCCATGCACGATCAGCAGGGCCAGCGTGGTCCGCGCCCCCTCCGCCGTCCCCGCCGCGTCCCGCACCCGCACCACGAAGCGGTTGCCGCGCAGGTGCCCCAGCCCCAGCTTGTTGCCGTGCCGCCGCGTGTCCAGCACCCGGACGCCATCCATACCGAAGGCGGCGAGGCGGGCCTCGTACTTCGCCGGCAGGCTGATCCATTGGGTCGTCACCGCGTGGCGGTCCTTCAGCCCGGCCACACCCACGTCCCGGTCGCGCACGCCGAGCTGGGCCGACAACTCGCGCAGCACATGGGCGGTGGTGTGCCCCGTCTTTTCCAGATGCACGAAAAGGTGTTCGCCCTCGCCCGAGAGGGGATAGGCGGGCACCTCCTCCACCCGGAAATCCTCCGGCGCGGCCCGCAGACGGCCCCCTGTGCCAGGGGTGTCCGTCAGCGCGGCGAGCGCCGACCAGTCAAAAACCAGACTCACGATGTGGCCCACCATACGCCAGCCCGTGCCGGACGGCGTGAGAGGGAAAAAAGCGGAGGGGCGACCTCCCCGGTGGAAGGTCGCCCCTGGAGGGGGAAAGCGGCTTAGCGGGTGGCCGGTTCCGGCGTGGTGGCCGGGGCGCTGCTGCCGGTCTGGCCGCTGCTCTGACCCGCGCCGGTGCTGCCCTGCTCCGCGCTGCCCTGCCCAGCGCCCCCCGGTGTGACCGGGTTCGCCGGAGCCGGGGTCTTGGGGGTGGCCGCCGCCACGCGCTTCTCCTGGGCGGCCAGCACCTTCTGGAGGTTGTTCACGGGCTTCAGGGCGGCGACTTCCTTCGCCAGGTAGGCGTGGCCGACCTCGCCGCGCTTCTGGGCCAGCACCTGCTCCCGAATCCGGTCACGGACCTCGGCCAGCGGCTGCACGGCGGCGCGCTTGAGGTCGGTCACGTAGGCGACCGAGTAGCGGTTGCCCACCTTCACCACGTCGCTGAGGCTGCCCTCACCGGCGGTGCGCAGGTCCTTGGCGGTGAACACGGCGGCTTCGAGGGCCGGATTGAGGGTGCCGGGGGCCTCGGGCGTGCCCGGCTGCACCTCGCCGCGCTCGCTGACGGTGCCGCCCGCCTTGGACGCCGCCGCCACGAAGTCGCCCTGGCCGTTCCAGCCCTGGCGGAAGGCGAGCGCGGCCGCACGGTCCGCGAAGCTGGCCTCGCTGACGGTGGCGCTGGCGGGCGTCTCGAACAGCTTGGCGTTCTGGAGGTAGAACTTCTGCACATCGGCGTCGCTGACTTTCACGTCACGCGCACCGTAGGCGGCCAGCGCGGCGGCGAGTTCCTGGCGGGTGCCCACCAGGGGCAGCTTCTTTTGCCCCACGATGGTGGGGGCCGCGTAGCCGTCGATCAGCTGCTCCACCACCTGCGGCTTGAGGATGCTGTTGGCGAGCTGCGCCACCTGCTCGGCGGGCACCTGCCCCATCAGGTTGGCGAACTGCTCGTTGCCCGCGACCTGCGCCACCACGTCCGAGTAGGGGACATTCTGGCCGGCCACGCTGGCGACCGCCGGGTTCTCGGTCTTCCAGTTGGGATCGATCACCTCGATCTTGGCCCCGCGCTCCAGGCCCGTCACCCACTGTTCCAGGGCGGCGTCCTTTTTCTGCTTGGTCACGGCGGTCACGGCGTCGGCCCTGGCCTGCGCGAAGGGCTTGGTAGCGGGCGGCAGGTACTTCTCGACCTTCACGATGTAGAACTTGCCGCCGCTGGGCACCACGTCGGTCACGCCGCCCTGGGTCAGGGCAAAGGCCGCCGTGCCGACCTCGCTGGGCAGGGCCACCTGCGCCACGGGGCGGGGGCTGCCGTTTTCGAGGGGACCGAGCGCGCCGCCGCGGTCCTTGAACTCGGTGCTGTTCTGGCCGGCCAGCTGCGCGAAGTCCGCGCCGCTCCGCACCTGCGCGAGCAGGCTCTTGGCCTTGGCCTCGTCGCTGACCACGATCTCGCGGCCCACGATGCGGGCGTCGGTCTGGAAGCCCTGGGGGTTCAGGTCGTAGTACATCCGCGCCTCGGCATCGGTGGCCGGCGGCACGGCCTTCTGGAGCGCCTCGATCTTGCGGTTCACGGCCAGTTGGTCGCGGGTCTGCTGCCGGAAGGCCGAATCGGTCAGGCCCGCCTGTTGCAGTGCGTCCGTCCAGGCCTTGTTGTCGGTGAGGTTGTTCTGCTCGCGGACCTTTTTGACCTCTGCGTTCACGTCGGCGCGGCTCACGTCGATGTCGGTCGCCGCCTGCGTGACCAGCGCCTGGCGCACCTTCTGCGCGACCACCAGGGTCTTGAAGTCGTCGGCCAGCAGGCCACTGTCGACGCTGCTCAGCACCGGGACGCTGCGGCGCACCGCCTCAAGTTCCTCGGCGGTCACGGTCTGGCCGTTGACCTTCAGCGCGGGCGTGCCCTTGGTCTGGCTGCCGAACATGGAGCCGAGATTGGGCGTGAACTGGTAGGCCATCCCGACCACCAGCAGCAGTGCGAGAACGCCCAGCAGGACGTTCACGGCCTTCTTGTTCTTCACTTGATCTCCTTCCGAGTGCGTGCTACGTTACCTGGGCTTTGCGCTCGTAGCTCAGGTGGATAGAGCGTTGGCCTCCGGAGCCAAAGGTCACTGGTTCGAGTCCAGTCGAGCGCGCCACCCACCCTCAAGACGCCACCCGGACGGGTGGTGTTTTTGTTGGCTGCGCCCATGCGGTCAGCACAGGCGCGGCGGGTGTGAGGGACCGGCTCTGAAGGCACACGCGGGCGATTCTAGCACGCGCCCCTGGGGCCGCATGAAGTCAAAAATAGCGTCCTGCGCGAGCTTTTCCGCCTCGTTCTCATCTTGGGCGTGCCGCCGCGCTACCCTGGGGACATGAACCTGCTTTCCCTTCTGGAAGAGCTGCCCGGCAGCTATGCGGGGCCGGTCCAGCCCGAACCCGGTCCCCACGGTCTGATCGGGGTGGGCGAGGGTGCCCTGGCCGCCCACCTGGCCGCCACGCTGGTGCCCGCCACCCTGGTGAGGGGCGGCACGCAGTTCGTGGTGTCGAGTGCCGACGCGGGGGACGCCGCGCGCGACTATGCGGACCTGGCCGAGGTGGCGGGCGCGGCCGTGCGCCGGGTCAGCACCGGCGGCAGCGCGGGGGAGGTGGACGTGCTGGTGCCGGGCGGCGTCACCGTGACGTACCACGCCGCGCAGTACCTCGCGCACGCGAGCGGGCACGCGGACCAGGCGGAGGAGGCCGAACGGCTGCTCGCTGCCCTCCGCGACCGCTGCGCCCCCCACCTCCTGGAAGGCAACCCCGCCCGCGACCTGGCCTGGACACTGTGGGGCCGCGTGCCGCTGCTGCTGGCCGCCGAGGGGGCCGAGGCCCTCCCACACGCCTGGCAGTCGCTGCTGGGGCGGGTGGGCAAGACGCTGGCCGTGCCGCTGCTGGGGGACCCGCTCGCGGTGGTCACCGGGGCCTTCGAGGCGCAGCACGAGAAGGGCGACGCCAAGGTGGCCCTGTTCCTGGGCGACACCGACCCCACGCTCGACGTCGCGCGCGAGGTCCTCGAAACGCGCATCGACGAGGTCCTGCACGTCCCCGCCCCGGAGGGCGGCAACCCCCAGCACCCCAACGGCTACGCCGCGCAGCTCGCCCTGTGGTATTTCGGCGCGTGGGTCGCCGCGTATCTGGCCGAGCGCTACGGCCTGGAGGCGGGCGACCCGCCCATGCTCGCCCGCGCCCAGGCGGCCCTGGCCGGGGACACCGGTCCCGACGCCCTCACGGCTCCCCTGGGAGGCGAGGACGTGCGCCGCACCGAGCTGGTGCGCGACTGGCGCGAGAACCGCCCGGACGAAGGTGAGGAGGAGGACTACGACGAGGACCTGGACGAGGACAACCCCGAGGAGGACTGACACGGGATGGCGTTGATTCCTGGGAACTGACCTAGCGAACTGGACAGCTCCGAGGGAGAGCGAGTGGTACTACCGGTGGCAGGACAGGCAAGCGGCCACCGCTGAGCCTCGGACTACATCAAATCCGGCGCTCTCCCGGATGTTCCGAAATCAGAGCAGGCTGGCGGGGAGGCCGCCGGGCTGCTGCGCTAGCGCCCGCGCCAGCCGGATAACTTCCGTCAGGGCCGCCCCGGAATGAACCGAGGCGAGAAACTGCTCACTCAGGCGCTGGCCCTCCCCGACGGTCCTGGCCTCCTCGGGCAGGCGGAGCAGGGCCTCCGCGACCTCGCGCCGTGCCTGACAGCGCAGCTCGAAGAGATCGGGAAGCGGTCGTTCGGCGGGCAACATCATGCCCTGATCATGCCGGCGAACAACTGACGCGCCTCTGACAGGCCGCGAGGCTCAGGTCAGGCTCAAGGCAGGGTGGCCCGGCATGAGAGACGGCAAGCGCCACACCGGCTCATACTGATTCCGATTGAA includes the following:
- the truD gene encoding tRNA pseudouridine(13) synthase TruD; amino-acid sequence: MVGHIVSLVFDWSALAALTDTPGTGGRLRAAPEDFRVEEVPAYPLSGEGEHLFVHLEKTGHTTAHVLRELSAQLGVRDRDVGVAGLKDRHAVTTQWISLPAKYEARLAAFGMDGVRVLDTRRHGNKLGLGHLRGNRFVVRVRDAAGTAEGARTTLALLIVHGVPNYFGPQRFGLHGLNAEEGLRVLRGESGLRDPRVRRFLTTSVQSLVFNQFLSLRLARGVFDRLLAGDMAKKHDTGGVFLVEDAAAESPRAERGEVSATGTLFGKKARPLTLDAGELEREALAAFGLSPEVFASRRGDRRLTRVFPEDTEVHPQEDGYTVAFTLPRGSFATSVLRELMKTEVDIPAGTEDSAEDSGEDAG
- a CDS encoding peptidylprolyl isomerase is translated as MKNKKAVNVLLGVLALLLVVGMAYQFTPNLGSMFGSQTKGTPALKVNGQTVTAEELEAVRRSVPVLSSVDSGLLADDFKTLVVAQKVRQALVTQAATDIDVSRADVNAEVKKVREQNNLTDNKAWTDALQQAGLTDSAFRQQTRDQLAVNRKIEALQKAVPPATDAEARMYYDLNPQGFQTDARIVGREIVVSDEAKAKSLLAQVRSGADFAQLAGQNSTEFKDRGGALGPLENGSPRPVAQVALPSEVGTAAFALTQGGVTDVVPSGGKFYIVKVEKYLPPATKPFAQARADAVTAVTKQKKDAALEQWVTGLERGAKIEVIDPNWKTENPAVASVAGQNVPYSDVVAQVAGNEQFANLMGQVPAEQVAQLANSILKPQVVEQLIDGYAAPTIVGQKKLPLVGTRQELAAALAAYGARDVKVSDADVQKFYLQNAKLFETPASATVSEASFADRAAALAFRQGWNGQGDFVAAASKAGGTVSERGEVQPGTPEAPGTLNPALEAAVFTAKDLRTAGEGSLSDVVKVGNRYSVAYVTDLKRAAVQPLAEVRDRIREQVLAQKRGEVGHAYLAKEVAALKPVNNLQKVLAAQEKRVAAATPKTPAPANPVTPGGAGQGSAEQGSTGAGQSSGQTGSSAPATTPEPATR
- a CDS encoding SIS domain-containing protein; protein product: MNLLSLLEELPGSYAGPVQPEPGPHGLIGVGEGALAAHLAATLVPATLVRGGTQFVVSSADAGDAARDYADLAEVAGAAVRRVSTGGSAGEVDVLVPGGVTVTYHAAQYLAHASGHADQAEEAERLLAALRDRCAPHLLEGNPARDLAWTLWGRVPLLLAAEGAEALPHAWQSLLGRVGKTLAVPLLGDPLAVVTGAFEAQHEKGDAKVALFLGDTDPTLDVAREVLETRIDEVLHVPAPEGGNPQHPNGYAAQLALWYFGAWVAAYLAERYGLEAGDPPMLARAQAALAGDTGPDALTAPLGGEDVRRTELVRDWRENRPDEGEEEDYDEDLDEDNPEED
- a CDS encoding helix-turn-helix domain-containing protein, giving the protein MTLDSGNAISPLGVLPPPGPACVHLPLDVTPQELARYAVGLANARGGTILVGAPEGTGERDAGELHPLMVTHAIFELSGGRLTVNVQHHRQPGGAKVLAVFVPQAPYVLAAPDGAVLAWDGAHLVPVTPAESEPVPQQDYTAVVPPDASLADLDPHEVARLRGLGQRGGMGHLPDLDFLRELGLLLPSNGALRPTLAGILLAGTPAALRAHVPQAEVCFYHHQTPDVEFQFREDLLRPIPALLTRLAELIQARNRFTPVQVGLFRIEVWDQDEAVYREALLNALTHRDYTLRDAVHVHHYPDRLEIMNPGGLPGGITPGNILRHQPKRRNPLLAEVLARLGLVERAGVGVDKMYGLMLRCGKEPPEYTTYPDAVTLALHSPGFDADFVRFVARKQEEMQTLSLDMLIVLSLLAREGEATRAALARALQLPEDRTPRLLRGMEDHGLIARSGVGRGIAYTLAQEVRRALGRSAPITTGQDTSSQERSSESAEPTAPLRPESPPRQPRAPRAAPDPSGPTPAEVRAVALALARERGRVRNRELRDACDLNTQQAWRVLRRLVLEGHLVKRGTGTRDAAYELTTI
- a CDS encoding DUF3293 domain-containing protein, encoding MSAGLRAAFLGTTYGTAQERFRLKERRRPAPSWARGPWAIVTAWNPGAARALQATNAQDAADLLARVRAGGFSPLPAHNGEGQWREEALLIPGAQLSQAVAWGNDFGQAAVLWGTGARVALVWLDGAGKVAGLERFWAGRVVGAGADG